In the genome of Electrophorus electricus isolate fEleEle1 chromosome 21, fEleEle1.pri, whole genome shotgun sequence, the window CTCCGTTTTTTCGTCAGTTTCGGTGCCCGCCTTTTTGAAAATCGACAAAGAAATATGTTCAGCTGAAACTCTCGCCATAACAGAGCGACACGTCACACGGACGAGCTCCCGAGTCCTCACGTGAGATGTGGTTCAGCCTGTGGTGTTGGGAAGGTCACGCAAATGACtgattattcaaataaaatgattattttctgttgtttgagTCCTTCTCCATGTGGTGTTCTGGAATTCTGGGAGCTGATGCACCCCGTCTGCCTCTAGCTCTGGTTCCGGCCATCCACGCCGGACCCGGCCTCGGTGCCGCTAGGCGGGCGCGATCGCCGGTACCCGAGCCGCCCGTCATCcctgccctccctccctctcttcccgtCCGACGCCGGAAACCGTATCCGCGGGGGCCAATCAATGCGGCGCGTAACAGGAGCCTCGGCCGAGCTAATTATAATTAGGGCCTAATGGAGATCTTGGCTCCGCGCAACCTGACGCGGGACGCTGGAGGACGTGCCGCCTattagagaaaaaaacaatacccACGGGGGTGGAAGGTGCCGATCGATTCTGCTGCTGTCCGCTGGTGGGTGTGTCGGGCGGGGCTGACCACCGCAGTTTACACTTGACCTCGATGAGGGCCAGATTTAAAGGGACCGCTCTACGAACAAGTGGGCCGTTAggacccctccccaccccaaacacacacacacatcctgcgaTCCCTGCCGAGGACTCGGCCCCTAGACGAGTGAGCCTGTCCTTCGATCCCGCACCCAGGCACTTTGGATTCCCTCTCCTGATGGCATCATTTTAATAGGATTTCCTTTGTATTCAGAGTGACATAAAAAACTGAGTTTTGTTCGGGGGTCGGTGTTTTCGCTACACACCCGATTAAAACCGTTTGAGGAGGGAAGACGCCAAGCTCTAACCGAGCGCGTTCAGCGCTGCAGGAGACGGGGGGTGGGAGAACCGACTGGCAGTGGGACCTGAAACGCTTCTAATTCATATTTAAAGAAGCGTCGGCCCAAACGCGCGCAACACCCACGGCTCCCCGCGGAGAGACCGGGTCAGATGCTCCCGGGGGCGCGCGGGGCAGCCTTTTCTGCATTGCGCTCCGCTCCGCAAGCAACATCGGATCATTCCGGCCACATTCAGTTCGTAGGAAGCGTGTTCAGTAAACCGCCTCGGGGCGGTTGTGTCGTTCCGGGCTCTCGAACTTGAATATTGTGAGCACGTTGACAGAGCTGACTCgatgtgcgtttgtttgtttgtttggccaCATCTCCACAGAGATCAACGCAATTAAGCTGGCTCGCGAGCAGCAGGTGGCGCTGGCGCGCCGGAAGGCCACGCCCGTGGTGGGGGACATGAAGCCGCTGGCCGATGCCCTTCCCGAGCTCTGTcagctcctcccctctgtcaGAGCACACGCCCCCATCTCCGGCCTCAGGAAACAGAGAGGGTAGGGAAATTGGTGGCCGCGCCCTCGCTTCTGTAGTTTTTCCCCGTGTTTCTTCTCATTGCCCCATTCCCTTTCTCCTAGACGGACACACCCGCGCGGGCACGTTCTGTCGCACATGAGGTGTGtacaggaggaaggagagtagTAGGACAAGTGTTTGAATGCATGCAGGCAACTcatgaggggtgtgtgtctatgtggaTAACCCCAAATAAAATGTATCATGAGAACCGGAGCATTTCTAAACAaggcgcacacacatacacacacacacacacacacacacacacacacacacacacacacacacacagcaaaaacacacaccacgtCCGGCTCCCTACGCTCGTTATGAGCGTTGTTGACGCTCTCTAAGACTCTCCACATtcctttctgacacacacacacacacacacacacacactgagtgttGTTGACGCTCCACGTTCCTCTTTGCACCGCCTGCCTCACCGTAATCCCTGCCCTAACTGTGCCACAAACTCAACATTCACGACAGACCTGAGCCCACACACGTGCTCGCCCCTCATTCCAGACCGATCCACCGCAAGATCACCCGAGTCAGACGGCGCTGAGCAGAACTGTGTTTCAGTCACCAATCCATCCTCATTTAGCCTAAACACTTCACTGAAGAGGAGATCCTGCAGTTTAGGAGGTGAAGTCCGAATGGTCTCGGCTCGTGGCGTGTTTGTGTACGTTACGAGCGTAATTAATCTACGAAGGTGGGTGGAGATTTTGGGAACCCTGCTAGTTTCCCAAGACCTGCACGGTGTTGTGTGTAGATTTGAATTCCTTACTTCTGCTTGTAGCGAGGAGCATCTCATTACTGCCAAATGTAAGCAGCGTCTCGAGGTGGAAGCgggttgggggaaaaaaagtcgGGTTCATTTTCACAGATCTTTAAAAAATTCCACTGCGCTCGCTTGAGCCttgtaaagaaacaaaatgatgaCTTGGCTGTAAAGTTCTCATCCAACACTGAGTGTGCGAAGTGCACACAGAGATATTTGGCTCATGTTTGCGGAATCAAAATCCTGGACTGGAAAAGTTTGCAGGCTTTAGCCTGAGTGGGCAGGGTTGGGGCCAGGCTGGATCTCTGGTGGGGGCAAGGGTGGGTCTGGAATAACCCTCTGACTTCAGGCGGAATGGCAGGATCTAAATTCCAGGATCGTCTTCAGTTTCTTTTATTATACAACCCCTCCTCCTTTTTAATATATGCCTGTTCCCACCATAATTACTGACAGCTGCTGTGTATCTAGTGGGTTggttaaaatgttttccttcaACATGTACTGTACtataactctttttttttttttttcctttctcgtTCTCTCAGAGCGGTTAAGAAAAAAGCCGAACCCACGGACTACTGCCAGATGAAGCCTGCGCAGAAACGGAAActgctgtaagtgtgtgtgtgtgtgtgtgtgtgtgtgtgtgtgtgtgtttacaaggGTTTGTATTAAGACTGTCATTCTGTGTTTTCGATTCAGGGAGGTGGAAGCCTCTCGCTTCAGTGAGGCGGTGAAAGACCCCACCTTCAAAGCCAACCCTCTTGTTGCGATTGGCGAACACCTGCGGAAACGCCTCAGACAGGAAGATGAGCAGAGCTGAACCCGCGCTGTTCCTCAACAGACTGTTCCGTACCAGACATACTGATGTAACATACACCCGACCCAACGACCTATACCCTGGCTGTGCTAAACCAAGGGAGTGTCCTaatttaaatctaaatttaaacATAATTCAAGGAGCAATCCAGTCAATCTAGAGCTTCTGAATTACAAAGTCACTTTATCCTACAATGCTTTTCTGATCTGGCTTTAtgtccacactacactgacctaGGCACACCGATTCATATAAAGAGAATGCATTCTACTACAAGGTACTGTTTaccactgatctgagaccagttctGTAAATTGCCTTAGAATTGTTTTGATGGTTGTATTTGGGAGTATAGAGCTGGCTCAGGCAACATAATGAGTAccataactaaataaataaagtctaCAGAGGgacaaaatgtttcagttcagtgtTAGTTATGTGCACACAAATCTCATTCTCAATCcagattaaagaaaataaacccaTTTTGCTTCATTGTGTTAAATTGACTCACCATACACAGCTGCATCCAGACTGTTGCCCTCAACAGCAGTGACGATTTTAATGCTTtgagcgttttttttttttttttttttttaaataatggcttttttgttttaagattTTGTTATAAGATGGACTACCAGCCTTCtattaaaacagcacaaaattTCAGTCTGCTTGGATTTCCATGCAAGCCATTTAGAAAATAATTGGTTGTAGCAAGAACAACTTTTACTTTCAATAACGTCTTTAGAGGCTGATGATTTAAACTAAAAAGTTCTCATTTAAAAGGCTCACGCTGTAACCATAATcattgacttttttttgtccCTTGCAGATTTGAACTActccaaaataaaagaaaagaaagacaatttAAACCCTTAATCAATAACTATAATAAAACACATGTCTATTActtattacataattattactCGTTTTCCATGTGTGCGTGAACTAGTGTTAAGGATAACGTGTCTCCATACTAGTTAGAATGATGATGAACGGGAACGCCGATcctgttgagagagagagagagagagagagagagatctatctatctatatatatatatatatataaaagcaaacGCAATCAATACGgtgcaggagtgggcgtgtggCCATTAGCTTTCATTAATAAACCatcagaggaggggagaggagacgCGGATTGAAAAGGAGCTCCGCGTCATTGGACAAATCCGTCTGGAAGCCGATGAACTCTACCAAGGTATTAAATACGGGAGAGATTCAACACTTCATATAATGTAGTTTAATTCTGGTAGTTTAGCTAACGGTGTTACCTCAGCGCGGGAAAACGGACTATTATGTTGTTCATAGCAAGTGGGAGTTAAAAAAGTGAGTACCCCCCCCCTTTATACAGACACCCCAAAAAAACATACCATAAGCGCATGCACAAAGCTGACCTCAGATCGGCATAAAAAACACAAGCCACTGCTGATAGCTAAATTTCTTAAAGGACAAAAAAATTGtcaaattaatatataatatacagtgtgtatagagggtgataagttacattacatttacatcagtCACACGCgcgggcgcgcgcgcacacacacactatatatatatatatatatatatatatatatatatatatatatatatatttatatatatatatatatatatatatatatatatatatatatatatatatatatatatatgattcgatttgatttattatatttgatgtattgttttatatacaaatatagtTTTATTGCACTATACTATTGCTACCTTTAATTCGCCATACTTTTCGCTGCAGGAGTATGAGATTTGGAGGTTTGTTTTCTAATGGGTGCAGTCCTGACACCATACCCAGGTGCTATTAAAGAATTCGCGGCGTCCGTCTCAGAGCAGCCTGTATTTGGACCCACGCTCCCCACCGTTTGCACGAGTCACCGTTTAAGCCGTATCGTTAACCACACCGTGGCTGCTGGTCCCGAGCGCTCTGGTCAGGCGCGCGCGCGTTAGCAAGCTTCACCGCCCACTTCACCCGCGTGCAGATGATGGCCCGTGCAGCCCAGCGCTCGAGATTTGTGACGCCAAAGTGGAAAACGTGTTCGCAAGGTTCAGACAAGAggctacactaacactaaccttgCACAGCAGACGAACAGGACGCACCTAAAACCATGCACACAGATTGTTCAACGACAGGTATATATGCCTTTAATCAGACCTTAACACTAACGGTTTCTTTAGAGTTGATAATATAGGGTTGAAAACTGTGTCGACTATTTACAATCATTTTTAGGTGGGTCAGCCAACCAAAAATAGCACACCTGCAGCTTGTTCCAGCAAAACTAGGAAACCTAAAAGACGCGCGGCGTGGCTCTGTCCGGTTGTGTGATGCTACAGCGCCACAGTTTCCGACAAtatcatggaatatttaaaaagtatatatgacctacctttttttttttaaatacaccaTGCTTTTTGAATGACAAACTGCTTCTAGCGTTCGTCATCAtgtaaagtaaattaaataaatgaatgaataaaattgCCGCCGCGCATAATTGAATTGTCTTGCGACTGGACGCTATAGCATTTCATACGCATACGCCTAATCCACCTGATTCTCTTACCCATATTCAATCAATCTGTCG includes:
- the fam207a gene encoding protein FAM207A isoform X2; translated protein: MVGKITRSRQRLHQGAVHMEGRNPISLKLDVQLNREPARPEPHGKAGNNAKDGETFTFPRGIFAGTKITPEALVQTLKYDETSAVRTAERQKGGGKRMHQSKKDKMKERRERWLNKINAIKLAREQQVALARRKATPVVGDMKPLADALPELCQLLPSVRAHAPISGLRKQRGAVKKKAEPTDYCQMKPAQKRKLLEVEASRFSEAVKDPTFKANPLVAIGEHLRKRLRQEDEQS
- the fam207a gene encoding protein FAM207A isoform X1; the protein is MVGKITRSRQRLHQGAVHMEGRNPISLKLDVQLNREPARPEPHGKAGNNAKDGETFTFPRGIFAGTKITPEALVQTLKYDETSAVRTAERQKGGGKRMHQSKKDKMKERRERWLNKINAIKLAREQQVALARRKATPVVGDMKPLADALPELCQLLPSVRAHAPISGLRKQRGRTHPRGHVLSHMRAVKKKAEPTDYCQMKPAQKRKLLEVEASRFSEAVKDPTFKANPLVAIGEHLRKRLRQEDEQS